The DNA window CGATATCGATGACTTGCAGGAAGTAGTAGAAGAAAACAAGCGCACTCGGGTACATGAAAAAGAGAAAGCGCTCTTAATTATAGAGCAGGAGCGTAACAGCTACCAGCAGTGGCTTGAAGTACAAGATATTTCACCGTATATTGTTGCGTTGCGTCAACGGATGCAACAAATTCTGGAGGCTGAGCTTGCTCACTGCTGCCGCGGGGTTGATGATGCAGAGCAGGAGCGCATGCAGCGCTTTGGACGTCGCTTGATGAACAAGTGGCTCCACTCTCCATCAGCCAATATTAAACGCTTGGTGGCGGACGAAGGTGGGAGCGGTGCCTCCCACAGTATAGATACATTCAAAAAACTTTTTGATCTGGAGCAGATATGAAAATAACTATTGGAACCCGCGCCAGCAAATTGGCTCTCTGGCAGGCAGAACATATTAAGGCTGAAATAGAAGGTCGCTACAGCGATGTAGAGGTAGTTCTCAAAAAAATTGTCACTAAAGGGGACAAGATTCTTGACTCGCCACTAGCCAAGGTTGGTGGGAAAGGTCTATTCGTTAAGGAAATAGAGAATGAGCTTATAAGTGGCGAGATAGATATAGCTGTACACTCTATGAAAGATGTGCCTACTGAGTTCCCCGATGGTCTGGAGCTTTTTGCTATTACCTATCGCGGCGATCCCCGGGACGCTTTTGTAAGCGCCCATGGAAAGTCACTGGCTGAGTTAAGTCATAAAGAGGATGTAACTATTGGCACGAGCAGCTTGCGTCGGCAAGCACAGCTGCTGATCCGCTATTCCCACTGGAATATTGTATGGGTACGGGGAAATGTGCAGACACGTCTCAAGCGCATGGAAGAGCGGGGAATGGATGGCATTATTCTGGCT is part of the Desulfurispira natronophila genome and encodes:
- the hemC gene encoding hydroxymethylbilane synthase, translated to MKITIGTRASKLALWQAEHIKAEIEGRYSDVEVVLKKIVTKGDKILDSPLAKVGGKGLFVKEIENELISGEIDIAVHSMKDVPTEFPDGLELFAITYRGDPRDAFVSAHGKSLAELSHKEDVTIGTSSLRRQAQLLIRYSHWNIVWVRGNVQTRLKRMEERGMDGIILAAAGLQRLELEHLVQEYIDPEVMVPAIGQGALGLEIRSADNELKEKLKFLIHPETTQCVLAERALLRTMEGGCQVPIGAYATMTSDGQVHLKAMVGSVDGKTVVRRESIGNDPEVLGIDLANEMLDAGARAILQEVYQDHQ